DNA from Evansella sp. LMS18:
TAATTTTTGACGGCTGGACGCCGTCAAAAATGGATTTTCAGCTCGCGCTGTTCCCGCAAGAACGAGCATCTTCTTCCCTGCAAATGCGTCGAGTTGTCTCGACGGATATTCTACGGAGCTAAGCTTGCAGAGGAAGAGACAGTCACCGCCGTCTTACGCTGCAATCGAAAAGTAATTCGTCTTTTTTTATGCAAAGTCTATATATGAAATTCATTCACTTACGAAAGTATTCACAACTTTCTGCATAGTCTTATTGTATCTCTTTGTAATTATATATATGCTTAAGAAAAGAGCTGCTGCCTGTCACCCAGGCGGCAGCATTTCTGCTTTTTGGAGTGTATTGATTTTGATTCTGATTCTCAATTGTTCCCCGTTCAATATGTAATACTTCCTTCTGCCGTGCCCTGTTGGTTGTAAAGAAAACTCCTTCCGGACAGTCTCTTACTCCCGAAGGAAAAAAGAAGGGGGATTTATGATGGAACAGCAAAGAGCGCTTGAAAAAAAGATGCAACGTCTATTAGCTGAAGCACCCGAATCCGGCAGTTACTTATCAACCTTTCAGAAGCACCAGCAAATCATTTTCGCACTGCTTGGCGGATTGTTTTTACTTGCTGGATATTTAACTGATCTGTCGGGGTACTCCACAGCTGCTGTATTGTTCTACATCACCTCCTTTGCTGTAGGCGGCTATTATAAAGCGAAGGAAGGAATCCTCGACCTTCTCCAGGACCGCTCTCTGAACGTGGAGATTCTCATGATTCTCGCTGCTGTTGGTGCTGCTTCAATCGGCTACTGGGGCGAGGGGGCCATACTCATCTTCATTTTTTCTTTAAGCGGAGCACTGGAAACTTACACATGGCAAAAAAGTGAGAAAGACATTTCTTCCTTAATCAGGCTTGCTCCAAATGAAGCTGCTGTTCTTGGGGCGAACGGGGAGACAAGGATTGTTCCTGTTGAGGAAGTAAGTGTCGGTGACAAGGTTTTGGTCCGCCCCGGGGAACGGGTTCCTGTTGACGGGATCGTCCTTGCCGGTGAAACTACGGTAGATGAAGCTGCTTTAACTGGCGAAGCTGTGCCGGTTTTCAAAAACTCAGGCGACAACGTTTTTAACGGAACAATCAATGGCAAGGGATCCATAACGGTAGAAGTAACGAAGGAAAATTCCGACTCTCTTTTTCAGAAAATGATTCGTCTCGTCCAGCAGGCAAAGGAAGAACGCCCGCCTGCCCAGCAATGGATCGAAAAAGTGGAAGGACCTTATGTTATCGCTGTACTGGCAACGGTAGCCCTGATGATTGTTATTCCATACTTCTTTTTCGCCTGGGACTTTGAGACAACTTTTTACCGTGCGATGGTCCTCCTCGTTGTTGCATCTCCATGCGCTGTTGTGGCTTCAGTGATGCCCGCCCTGCTCTCCGCCATTTCTACCGGTGCAAGGAACGGGGTTCTCATGAAAGGCGGGGTCTTCCTTGAGCAGCTTTCCAAAGCGGATGTTATTGCTCTTGATAAAACCGGTACGATAACTTCCGGACATCCGCAAGTAACGAATATCCATATTGAAGACACCCTGTCGGAAGAGGAGTTTCATTCTGTTGTATACGCTGTGGAACGGCAATCCAACCACCCGCTGGCCAAAGCTCTGTGTGATTTTTCCCGGCAAGGAAGCATTTCACCGCTGCCACCGGTAGGCTCGATCCTTGATATTACAGGATATGGAGTTGAAGGAACAGTATTCGGGGACCGGTGGCTTATTGGCAGTGTCGCTCTTATGGAACGGGAAGGGCTGAGGCCGGCTTCCGGCGGCTGGCTGGATCGTGAAAAAGAATGGCAGAAGGAAGGGAAAACAGTTATTTATGTGTCAAAAGGCGGCATGCTTGCCGGAGCTTTTGCTGTAAAAGATACAATTCGCCCCGGGGTGAAGGAAACACTGGCCGAGCTTCATGAGCTGGGAATTAAGACTGTAATGATAACAGGAGATCATGAAGCAACAGCTGCTTCAATCGCCAAAGAGGCAGGAGTGGACAGCTGGATCTCGGAGAGCCTCCCACAGGACAAAGTCCAGGAGGTTGACAGGCTTAAGAAACAGTATAATTCCGTGATAATGGTCGGAGATGGTGTGAACGACGCCCCTGCCCTTGCCAAGGCGGACATCGGGATAGCAATGGGCTCAGGCAGTGATGTTGCGATTGATACAGCCGACCTGGTGCTGATGAAAAACGAGCTGGACAAAATCCGCCTGACATTATCCCTTTCAAAAAGGCTCAACAGGATTGTGATGCAGAACCTTGTGTTTTCCGTACTGGTGATTCTGCTGCTGATTAGCGGCAACTTCGCACAGCAAGTCTCCCTGCCACTTGGTGTCATCGGCCATGAAGGAAGTACGATCCTTGTAATTTTAAACGGTCTGCGGCTGCTGAAGGTATAACGGAGCTGGTTATATGGTGTACTGAGATTGGACCAAACAGTATTGCTCGAGGTCAAGTAGTGCAAAAGCATCGGCATTCGTTCATCGATACCAGAGTTTCGTTCATTGATTCGTTGTTTTCGTTCATTCAACCACTCATTTCGTGCATTGCACCTGCATTCGATCATCGATACCCACCTTTTTACTTAATTACTCCTGAATAATCTTCCACAAGACAAAACCCCCGCCTCCTCTCAATGGAGGGTGGGGGCTGCCTCGTGCTTTACAATAAAATCTTTCACTATTTTATTAATTGCTGAACCCTTTCTCGTAGGGGTTTGATGAGCTACATTCCCAACGAGAATCATATCCAGCGGCGCCCTCAATTTCCTGGCGAATAATTTCCGGTAATGGTGCAGATAATCTGCCCGCTGGCCGTAGACAAGAAGCATAGGACACTGAATTTTTCCAAGCCGGTCTGTTGCTTTATACTCCAGGCCAATCCGGTAATACTCTTCCAGTACCTCCGGAGGGGTCCGTTTTACATAGGAAGCAAGCTGCCACATATTTTTCAGGCTTTTCCACTCATGGGCACCTGCCAGTGCTCCTGCCAACAGCCCCATCCATTTATTTTCCGCCGCCCAGATTCCAAGCTTAAACTCATTTCGCAGCAGGAAGCTGTTCACTTCGGGAAAACCCCCAAGGAGAATAACTCCTTTCACACGATCAGGATAATTGATGGCAGCCTCCAGCACCATTGAACCGCCGTTGGAGTAACCGCAAATATATGCCTGTTTTACCCTCGCATGATCAAGGACACTTATCATGTCTTCAGCTATTGTCTCCATTGTCAGAGGTCTGCTGTTGTAAAGGCTGCTTCGGCCATTGCCTCTCAAATCCATAGCGATCACTTTAAAACTCCTGCTTAGTTCTTCTTTCTGCCGGCGGAAGGTTATATGCCCCATTCCTGGCGGGTGGATAAATAAAACTGCTGGTCCCTGCCCTGCTGTTTCATAGTAAATTCTTTTCCGGGTCACTGGCATGGTTATCACCTCTGCCAGTTAGTGTTTGCCTGTTTTTATTGTTTATGAATGGGAAAAACCGGCTGAAGTTGCCTCAGCCGGTTTTTATTTTAAGCTCTGTACTTTAATATTGATTTTCACTACAGGACGCTCGCTTGCCTCGGGCATTGCTTCAGCCACCTCGGTAGCCTTTTTGGCTTCAACATTGTATAAAAATTCAACATCGGGCTTTCACTAAGCCTATTTTAAAATTACATTTTCTCCGGTGCTTCCACGCCTACAAGTTTGAGTGCGTTCTGCAATGTTCTCCGGACCGCTTCCATGAGGGCAAGACGTGCTTTTGTCAGCTCGTCATCATTCTCGTTAATAACCTTTTCCGCATTATAGAAGCTGTGAAGCGCCTGCGCAAGCTCATAAACATAATTAGCAATGCGGTGCGGAGCCCGTTTTTTCGCAGCATCGTTTACCGCTTCCGGATACTCGCCTACTTTTTTCATCAGGTCGATTTCTTTTTCCGCAGTAAGCCTTTCAAGGTTCGCCCCTTTTTCAGGCTTAAATCCTGCTTCCTCCGCCTGGCGAAGCATACTGCAGATTCTCGCGTGAGCGTACTGAACGTAATAAACCGGGTTTTCATTGGACTGTGATTTTGCAAGACTCATGTCAAAATCAAGGTGTGTGTCAGCGGCACGCATAGCAAAGAAATAACGGGTCGCATCGATGCCCACTTCTTCCATCAGGTCGCGCATCGTAACGGCTTTGCCTGTACGCTTGCTCATTTTCACTTTTTCGCCATTCTCATACAGGTTAACCATCTGGATAATCTGCACCTGTAGCTGTTCCGGATCGTACCCGAGTGCCTGGACCGCAGCTTTCATTCTTGGTATATATCCATGGTGGTCTGCACCCCAGATATTGATCAGCTCTTCAAAGCCTCTGGCGAACTTATCTTTGTGATAGGAGATGTCAGGTGTTAAGTACGTGTAGGAGCCGTCGCTTTTCACTAAAACTCTGTCCTTATCATCCCCGTACTTCGTGGACTGGAACCAGAGAGCTCCACCCTCTTCATACGTTTCTCCCCGCTGTTTTAATTCTTCGAGAGCAGTCTCCACTTTTTGCGAAGTATAAAGGGAGGTCTCTGAATACCATGTATCAAAGTTCACCCGGAAATCTGCAAGGTCTTCCTTCAGCTTATCGAGCTCCCGCTTCAGGCCATACTCCTTGAAAAACTCGAGCCGTCCTTCTTCTTCCGCTTCTTTGAATCTGTCTCCATATATATCGACGATCTCTTCCGCGAAGCCGACGATATCTTTCCCGTGGTAACCGTCTTCCGGCATTGGCTTATCTTCTCCAAGTGCCTGGAAGTAACGGGCATCGATGGAACGGGCGAGATTGTCGATCTGGTTGCCTGCATCGTTTATATAATATTCCCGCGCTACTTCATAGCCTGCTTTTTCGAGAATGTTGCAGAGGGAATCCCCTACTGCAGCTCCCCTCGCATGGCCGAGATGCAATGTACCTGTAGGGTTGGCAGATACAAACTCCACCTGGATTTTCTTGTCCTGGCCGAAATCGCTGCTTCCGTAGTCGTCCCCTTTTTCAAGCACTGCGGCTACTACATCTGTTAAATAATCTTTCTTCACGAAAAAATTAATGAAGCCGGGACCTGCGATTTCTATTTTTGTAACATTCGCTGCCTCTGCATCAAAATGTTCCTTTATATCTTCGGCAATCTGCCGCGGTGCTTTTCTGGCGATCCGTGCAAGCTGCATTGCCATATTCGTGGCATAATCCCCATGTTCCTTTTCTTTCGGCGTTTCAATCACTGCTTCGGGCAGCTCTTCTCTTTCCGCCAGCCCAGCCTTTACAACTGCATTGACGATTTCCTGCTTCAACTGTTCTTTGAGCTTTTCCACCTGGTTCATGAGTGCTCCGATACCTCCCTTATAGTTACGCGCATATCATAATCCCCTGCATTTCCTCCCTGCAGCCGGAGTTTATAGCGCAGCCTGAGCTTTCCTGTTTTACTTGTGCTGTTCCAGTTATAATAAACTTCTTTCGTCTTTGTGATCATTTCCATCGGGCCATACGGACTGTGGTACATCCCTTCCGTTTCGGCACCCTGGATAAAACGCTGGTTCATTGTAACCGCACCTTTACGGATAACGGACAATTCATCGTTTTTTATTTTAATGGTCTGGACCGTTTTTCCTGCTTCTTCGTCAGGTTCCTGAAAACGGAGAAATGTAGAAGCGCCTTTTTGAAAAAGCTGTCCTTCTGCTTTCATTTCGGTGGTCTCTTTTCTCCCGCTGTCCCTGATTGTAGTCTGCATCAATACTGTAACGGGCAATCCTTTTGCGGATTCCATGTAATCCCCCGTTTCTTTTTAAAAAAACTGTTGTGCTTCTGGTTATGATCGGAGTTATCCCTCATTTTACCATGAGTTGTTAATGGATAACTTTAGTATTATATCTAATTTTGCCTGCTTCCATCAAGCTTTACCCAATTTTACAGCAAAGTTACTTTATTTTTGAGAAAGTTGCATAAACCCAACTGTCACTATGACACGCGTCATAGTGACATCACGTTAATTCCTTTCCCAAAAACAAAAACCCCTTGCCAGACAAGGGGTTTTAAAAGTTGCCCTTAGGCAACTGTCACTATGACGCTTTAAGGCCACCCGAGTAACATTTCCCGGATGAATTTGCTGGCGGCGATAGACGTTTGTTCTGTCGGATCATATGGAGGGGAAACTTCCACTAAGTCGCAGCCCACCACGTTAACCGCCGAATCTGCAATCAATTCTATTGCCTCAAGAAGCTCCTTCGACGAGATGCCTCCCGCTTCTGCTGTTCCTGTGCCAGGAGCATATGCAGGATCGAGCACATCAATATCAATTGTGACGTATACAGGCCTTCCTGCAAGAGAAGGCAAAACTTCCTTCAGTGGTTTTGCCACCTCAAATTTCGCCATATACATTCCTGATTCCTTGGCGTACTGAAATTCCTCCCGCATTCCTGAACGGATGCCGAAAGAGTAGACATTTTCCGGGCCGATAAGCCCGCATGCCTTCCGGATCGGTGTTGAATGAGAAAGAGGCTCTCCTTCATACTCTTCCCTAAGATCCGCATGGGCATCGATATGGATGATTGCCAAGTCCTCATATTTTTTAGAAAAAGAACGGAAAACCGGCCAGGAAACTAAATGCTCCCCGCCGAGACCTAAAGGAAATTTCCCGTCATCAAGAAGCTTGTCCACGTATTCCTCAATCATATCCAGGCTTCTTGCCGCATTCCCGAACGGCAGGAGCATATCCCCTGCATCGTGGTATTTCACTTCCTCCAGGTGGCGGTCCCTGTAAGGGCTATATTCTTCCAGGCCGATGGAAGCTTCCCTGATTCTGTTAGGTCCAAAACGTGAGCCTGGCCGGAAACTCACCGTATAATCCATTGGCATCCCGTAGATGACGATGTCGCTCTCCTCATAGGAGCGGTTTCCCATAATAAAAACTTTACCTGAATATCCCTGATCAAAATACACGGTCTTTACCTCCCTGTTTTTTACCTTTAAAGTCCTGACGCAGCAGCCTTTCCTTTTATTCCGTAAGATCTTTCACGAATTTAGGAAGCACGAATGCGGCACGGTGAATTTCGGGAGTAAAGTACTTCGTGTCCATCTCATGGAAACGATCTTCAGTTACTTCCAAAGGATCATGTTTTTTCGAACCCATAGTAAAGGTCCACAGACCGCTCGGATACGTAGGAATACTAGCTGTATAAAGACGAGTCACCGGAAACGTCTCCTTTACATCCCTGTATGCGTTCCTGATCAGCTCCTGCTGGAACCACGGGTTATCTGTCTGGGCAACGAACAGTCCATCTTCTTTCAGCGCGTTAGAAATCCCTTCGTAAAACCCTTTTGTAAACAGATTTACAGCAGGTCCAACTGGCTCTGTGGAATCCACCATTATCACATCGTACTCGTTTTCGCTCTGAGCAATATGCATGAAGCCATCATCCACTTTTACTTCCACACGAGGGTCGTCCAGCTTTCCTGCGATAGAAGGGAGGTATTTCTTTGAGTACTCAATGACTTTTCCATCGATATCGACGAGAGTCGCTTTTTTCACTTCCGGATGTTTGAGAATTTCACGGATTACTCCACCGTCTCCTCCGCCCACAACGAGAACGTTCTCCGGGTTCGGGTGGGTAAACAGGGGAATGTGAGCAACCATTTCATGATAGACAAACTCATCTTTTTCTGTCGTCATTACCATGCCGTCTAAAAGCAGCATGTTGCCAAACTCGTCCGTTTCCACCATATCCAGCTGCTGAAACTCCGTTTTTTCACTATGGTGGATCTTCTTCACTCGCATCGTAATACCGAAATCTTTTGTTTGTTTTTCAGTAAACCAGAATTCCATAATAATCACCTCTTCTTTATACATTCACGGGGATGCAGGCGGAAAAACCATGTTTTCTATTAACTCTGCATCTGCTTTAAGTACAGGCCTTATCAGTACCGCCCCTTCAGGCTTCCTATCACTAAATCATCGTCGCTCTTTAGCTTCAGCCGAACTGTGCCTTTTTATCCTTTGTAACCTCGGTTTTGGTCTTTTCCCGTTTAACAGAAAAATTATAATGCATTGAGGAAAAAATAGGAACTGTTTTCTTCCGGACAAGTATATTGCCATTCTCTTTGTGGAAAACTGTGGTAATAATGTCTGCCGGCTGAGGGTCAAGCGCCCTCCCGCATGGAGAGGTGGTTGCAAGTGGAAGTACTAACCAGGAGAGCATACAGAAAACGAAGAAAACGGGCTATTCAAAAGGTCATCCGAAGCGCTGTCATTTTAATGACGCTAACATTAGGAAGCCTTGCTGCAATAGTTGCTTACGCCTACCAGCTGGAACCTCCCGCTCTCTCGGTGCCGGAAACCACCGTCATGTTTTCTGGTGATGGAGCTGTGATCGGTGAGATACATCAGGGAGAGAACCGCCACTGGATTCCCCTTGACCATATGGGCAGGAACATCCTTGAGGCGACGATAGCAGTGGAAGATAAACGCTTTTATAATCATTATGGTTTCGATCTTTTCAGAATCGGCGGGGCGGTGCTGGCAAACCTGAAGTCCGGCACGAAAGCCCAGGGTGCAAGCACAATTACCCAGCAGTATGCGCGGAACCTTTACTTAACCCATGAAAAAACATGGGCGCGAAAATGGAATGAAGCTTTTTACGCGCTGCGCCTTGAACTTCATTACCCAAAAAAGGATATTTTAGAAGGCTATTTAAATACGATCTATTATGGGAATGGCGCCTACGGTATTGAAGCTGCCGCCAATATATACTTCGAAAAAAACGCGGAGGACTTATCACTGGCAGAAGCTGCAATGCTGGCCGGTATTCCTAAAGGGCCTAATTTATATTCCCCTTTAATTAATGAACAACAGGCGGAGCATCGCCAGGAAATCGTCCTGTCGTCTATGAAGGAAGCAGGTTATATAACAGAAGAACAAAAAGAACAGGCGGCAAAAGAACGGCTTAAATATGCTTCTGACACAGATTTGCAGGCAAACAGGATTGCTCCGTACTTCCAGGATTCGGTCCTCGGCTGGCTGGAAGACGAACTCGGTCTCGACCACGCCCTGCTCACATCTGGAGGACTTGAAATTCATACGACACTGGACGTGGGTATGCAGAAACAAGCAGAAAAGTGGCTGAATAATGAGCTTAAAGACAGCGGGGAGCTTCAGGCTGCATTTATCGCGATGGACCCAAGGACTGGTGAAGTGAAGTCGCTTATCGGGGGCAAAAATTATCAGGACAGTTCCTTCAATCGGGCTTTGCAGGCAAAGCGCCATCCTGGTTCCACGATAAAACCGTTTTTATATTACGCTGCCCTTGAACATGGGATGAGGCCTAATTCCATGCTGAAAAGCGAAGAAACAACTTTTTTATATGACAACAGCCGCAAAGAATATACTCCGGGAAACTTCAACGGGAAGTACGCGGATGATTATATTACGATGCTGCAGGCACTGGCTGTCTCGGACAATATCTATGCCATGAAAACTCATTTTCTCCTTGGGTTTGACGTATTAGCGGAAACAGCCCGCCGCTTCGGCATTGAAAGCCCGTTAAATCCTGTCCCGGCTCTCGCTTTGGGAGCCAGTGATGTAGGAATTCTGGAGATGACCAGCAGCTACACTCCATTTGCCAACGGCGGCTATCTTGTAGAGCCTCAGTTCGTAACAAAGGTTCTGGACAGAGACGGCAACACAATTTTCGAAGCAGAGGAAGAAAAAGACCTGGCACTGGATCCCGCCCTTACCGCGATTATGACAAATATGATGGAGGGCATGTTTGAACCGTCCCTCGGAGCAAGTTTTGCGGGAGTTACAGGGGGAAGCGTCTCCCATTTCCTGGACCGCCCCACTGCCGGGAAGAGCGGTTCAACATCCACTGACAGCTGGATGATCGGCTATACACCTCAGCTTCTTTCAGGAGTATGGGTAGGCTACGACCAAAATGAAAGCCTCAGCGACAGAGACGCCGGCTATGCAAAAAAAGTCTGGGCCAAGTTTATGCAGGATGCTTTAAAAGATGAAATGAAGCTGGCATTCCCAGTCCCTGACACACTTGTGGAAGCGGAAATAAATCCTTTTAACGGCAAGCTGGCCACAGAAGCATGTCCCGTGCGAAGAAAAACTTACTTTTTCGCAGGAACAGAACCAGAAGTCTATTGTACCGAGCATCTTGAAGATAACACGGACCTTTCCGAACCTGATCAGGACCCTACAGATGAAGAAGATGGGGAAAAAGACAAGTGGATGGAACGGATTATTAAATGGTTTAACTGAGTCATGAAAATCACATAAAAAATTATATGAGTATCCCTTTTGCTCAGTATTCTGGATGTTACTTTAAATTAAGTGTGTTGATGAGTTCTGCACGAATTCGCTTTCCTCGGGCAATGCCTCAGCCTCCTCGGAAACCCCGTCCTGCGGGGTCTTCTGCTATTGCTTTTCCCGAAGGAGTCTCATTCGTTCCGCTCTCATCAACTTCTCTGGTATAACATGAATTTTTTATCATTCTGAGCTAACAACATACTCATTAAAGATTATATATCTTCCGTTATAGTACAAAAAAACAGGCGAAGGACAAAGTCCCTTCGCCTGCTTTTTTGTCTTAGTGAAGCTTTTGTGTGTCGTACTTTAGTTTACTTTCTTACTGCCATTTTTGCAAGATGTAAAAGACTGTTCACATTTTGTTCACATTTTATATTAATATAACTTTATTCAGTTACTTCCAAGTCTTGTCTTAACTGTTCATCCGAGTTTTTCCACATATCTTCATTGAAATCTTTCAGGTAATCTGCAAGGACCTTTTTCGATTTATCATCCATGTGAGAGACAATAATACGTCCCTTCAGCGATTTGTCCATATTATTAACATGCTCCGGAAGGCTCTTATATCCTCGGCGGATTTCCCGGTCCACAGTAAGCTCGCATCCTGCTACACCTATATAGGCAGGGCTTCCGTTTCTCATATCTGTAGTAACCCAAACGAGCCAGTAAGGCTTTCCGTTAGGAACCTTATCTTTTTCCTTAAGGAATTTAATTCCCTTCTCCACCGCACTGCGGGCATGGAGGGCTCCCATGTCGATGAACGCTTCTCCCTCGTTAACATCAATGAAAACAGGGGATACATTATTCAGGTTTAAAACGCCTGTCCCGTAACCTCCGTGGCCGTCAGTAGAGTCAGAACTGAGGATATTAAACCCCTGGCCTTTCTTTACTGTTTTTTTCTCGTTGGATTCTTTCTCTCTATGTTTATTCTTATAATTTTCAAATAAATCCATGGCTCATTCCTCGCTTTCGAAAACAATATGTTGATGTTAGTTTATCATAGAAAGAAATTCAGATGCACCTATGTGATACCTTCTGCGGCTGGCGGGCAACCAGAAATGAAATTAATGTAAAATTTTTACATAATCATTTTCCCGGGAGGGGAGGCGTCAGCGTCGAAATCAGTATGGAAAAAGAGTATAGTAATGTATAAGCCGTTTGCTCGGAGGAGTCTTGAGCAAACTATATACACTTTCAACTTTAAATTATGCTAAGGAGCGATCTATATGCCAATTGTGACAGTTAAACTTCTTGAAGGAAGATCGGATGACCAGAAACGCCAGCTCGTGGAAAAAGTAACTGATGCTGTAGTGGAAACGACAAATGCTTCTCCAGAAAAGGTCTCCGTAATCATTGAGGAGATGTCCCCTGCCCACTTCGGGACTGGCGGGAAACGCGTCAGCGATTCATAAAACTGCATGTAAAAAGGTGCCGCGATATATATTAACGGCTCCATTATCCGGT
Protein-coding regions in this window:
- a CDS encoding heavy metal translocating P-type ATPase, yielding MMEQQRALEKKMQRLLAEAPESGSYLSTFQKHQQIIFALLGGLFLLAGYLTDLSGYSTAAVLFYITSFAVGGYYKAKEGILDLLQDRSLNVEILMILAAVGAASIGYWGEGAILIFIFSLSGALETYTWQKSEKDISSLIRLAPNEAAVLGANGETRIVPVEEVSVGDKVLVRPGERVPVDGIVLAGETTVDEAALTGEAVPVFKNSGDNVFNGTINGKGSITVEVTKENSDSLFQKMIRLVQQAKEERPPAQQWIEKVEGPYVIAVLATVALMIVIPYFFFAWDFETTFYRAMVLLVVASPCAVVASVMPALLSAISTGARNGVLMKGGVFLEQLSKADVIALDKTGTITSGHPQVTNIHIEDTLSEEEFHSVVYAVERQSNHPLAKALCDFSRQGSISPLPPVGSILDITGYGVEGTVFGDRWLIGSVALMEREGLRPASGGWLDREKEWQKEGKTVIYVSKGGMLAGAFAVKDTIRPGVKETLAELHELGIKTVMITGDHEATAASIAKEAGVDSWISESLPQDKVQEVDRLKKQYNSVIMVGDGVNDAPALAKADIGIAMGSGSDVAIDTADLVLMKNELDKIRLTLSLSKRLNRIVMQNLVFSVLVILLLISGNFAQQVSLPLGVIGHEGSTILVILNGLRLLKV
- a CDS encoding alpha/beta fold hydrolase is translated as MTRKRIYYETAGQGPAVLFIHPPGMGHITFRRQKEELSRSFKVIAMDLRGNGRSSLYNSRPLTMETIAEDMISVLDHARVKQAYICGYSNGGSMVLEAAINYPDRVKGVILLGGFPEVNSFLLRNEFKLGIWAAENKWMGLLAGALAGAHEWKSLKNMWQLASYVKRTPPEVLEEYYRIGLEYKATDRLGKIQCPMLLVYGQRADYLHHYRKLFARKLRAPLDMILVGNVAHQTPTRKGSAINKIVKDFIVKHEAAPTLH
- the argS gene encoding arginine--tRNA ligase, whose product is MNQVEKLKEQLKQEIVNAVVKAGLAEREELPEAVIETPKEKEHGDYATNMAMQLARIARKAPRQIAEDIKEHFDAEAANVTKIEIAGPGFINFFVKKDYLTDVVAAVLEKGDDYGSSDFGQDKKIQVEFVSANPTGTLHLGHARGAAVGDSLCNILEKAGYEVAREYYINDAGNQIDNLARSIDARYFQALGEDKPMPEDGYHGKDIVGFAEEIVDIYGDRFKEAEEEGRLEFFKEYGLKRELDKLKEDLADFRVNFDTWYSETSLYTSQKVETALEELKQRGETYEEGGALWFQSTKYGDDKDRVLVKSDGSYTYLTPDISYHKDKFARGFEELINIWGADHHGYIPRMKAAVQALGYDPEQLQVQIIQMVNLYENGEKVKMSKRTGKAVTMRDLMEEVGIDATRYFFAMRAADTHLDFDMSLAKSQSNENPVYYVQYAHARICSMLRQAEEAGFKPEKGANLERLTAEKEIDLMKKVGEYPEAVNDAAKKRAPHRIANYVYELAQALHSFYNAEKVINENDDELTKARLALMEAVRRTLQNALKLVGVEAPEKM
- a CDS encoding DUF1934 domain-containing protein, which codes for MESAKGLPVTVLMQTTIRDSGRKETTEMKAEGQLFQKGASTFLRFQEPDEEAGKTVQTIKIKNDELSVIRKGAVTMNQRFIQGAETEGMYHSPYGPMEMITKTKEVYYNWNSTSKTGKLRLRYKLRLQGGNAGDYDMRVTIREVSEHS
- the speB gene encoding agmatinase translates to MYFDQGYSGKVFIMGNRSYEESDIVIYGMPMDYTVSFRPGSRFGPNRIREASIGLEEYSPYRDRHLEEVKYHDAGDMLLPFGNAARSLDMIEEYVDKLLDDGKFPLGLGGEHLVSWPVFRSFSKKYEDLAIIHIDAHADLREEYEGEPLSHSTPIRKACGLIGPENVYSFGIRSGMREEFQYAKESGMYMAKFEVAKPLKEVLPSLAGRPVYVTIDIDVLDPAYAPGTGTAEAGGISSKELLEAIELIADSAVNVVGCDLVEVSPPYDPTEQTSIAASKFIREMLLGWP
- the speE gene encoding spermidine synthase translates to MEFWFTEKQTKDFGITMRVKKIHHSEKTEFQQLDMVETDEFGNMLLLDGMVMTTEKDEFVYHEMVAHIPLFTHPNPENVLVVGGGDGGVIREILKHPEVKKATLVDIDGKVIEYSKKYLPSIAGKLDDPRVEVKVDDGFMHIAQSENEYDVIMVDSTEPVGPAVNLFTKGFYEGISNALKEDGLFVAQTDNPWFQQELIRNAYRDVKETFPVTRLYTASIPTYPSGLWTFTMGSKKHDPLEVTEDRFHEMDTKYFTPEIHRAAFVLPKFVKDLTE
- a CDS encoding transglycosylase domain-containing protein, encoding MEVLTRRAYRKRRKRAIQKVIRSAVILMTLTLGSLAAIVAYAYQLEPPALSVPETTVMFSGDGAVIGEIHQGENRHWIPLDHMGRNILEATIAVEDKRFYNHYGFDLFRIGGAVLANLKSGTKAQGASTITQQYARNLYLTHEKTWARKWNEAFYALRLELHYPKKDILEGYLNTIYYGNGAYGIEAAANIYFEKNAEDLSLAEAAMLAGIPKGPNLYSPLINEQQAEHRQEIVLSSMKEAGYITEEQKEQAAKERLKYASDTDLQANRIAPYFQDSVLGWLEDELGLDHALLTSGGLEIHTTLDVGMQKQAEKWLNNELKDSGELQAAFIAMDPRTGEVKSLIGGKNYQDSSFNRALQAKRHPGSTIKPFLYYAALEHGMRPNSMLKSEETTFLYDNSRKEYTPGNFNGKYADDYITMLQALAVSDNIYAMKTHFLLGFDVLAETARRFGIESPLNPVPALALGASDVGILEMTSSYTPFANGGYLVEPQFVTKVLDRDGNTIFEAEEEKDLALDPALTAIMTNMMEGMFEPSLGASFAGVTGGSVSHFLDRPTAGKSGSTSTDSWMIGYTPQLLSGVWVGYDQNESLSDRDAGYAKKVWAKFMQDALKDEMKLAFPVPDTLVEAEINPFNGKLATEACPVRRKTYFFAGTEPEVYCTEHLEDNTDLSEPDQDPTDEEDGEKDKWMERIIKWFN
- a CDS encoding YwhD family protein, whose protein sequence is MDLFENYKNKHREKESNEKKTVKKGQGFNILSSDSTDGHGGYGTGVLNLNNVSPVFIDVNEGEAFIDMGALHARSAVEKGIKFLKEKDKVPNGKPYWLVWVTTDMRNGSPAYIGVAGCELTVDREIRRGYKSLPEHVNNMDKSLKGRIIVSHMDDKSKKVLADYLKDFNEDMWKNSDEQLRQDLEVTE
- a CDS encoding 2-hydroxymuconate tautomerase, which encodes MPIVTVKLLEGRSDDQKRQLVEKVTDAVVETTNASPEKVSVIIEEMSPAHFGTGGKRVSDS